The following proteins come from a genomic window of Alosa alosa isolate M-15738 ecotype Scorff River chromosome 2, AALO_Geno_1.1, whole genome shotgun sequence:
- the LOC125290917 gene encoding cytotoxic and regulatory T-cell molecule, whose amino-acid sequence MSSAVTHVTVMEGERLTLKCRKSPGHMDWKNKRDEVLFFNNIKACLDSRYSILSFSGSDYTLAVSPVTFKDEGMYSCYHYSNNSPKVTVRRYNVTVLGAPKITYTKHGDRTLVKCSAKGNTPPVVSWQIGSGIDLEARPQYKKQDKTGKWTTEDIISIKVLTREETLKCVLLDPTLRSPLGVRFVTLENKEFKQYTTQTSTAQTSTSATSHTTDSPHVSTYFSITGGTDHMNTTSMETSQHTDTNINTTSTLEGSSSTPVNTSSTLDSSTSVTENVTRNFTEEVNEKQERREGGSASLFITAVTALIICLLIVVTFFVVKLRRAHKKWKLEKEDSDQSVESGKSKSSGEEGKPKVSLGFLKSNFRKYRSREGAFGTQTSASTSASTLASNPASAAASHSASHTVEVTVENHAINGIKPTQNHGAAPVKETEL is encoded by the exons ATGTCATCGGCTGTAACACATGTCACAGTGATGGAGGGCGAGAGATTAACTCTGAAATGCAGGAAGTCACCGGGCCATATGGACTGGAAAAATAAAAGAGATGAAGTTCTATTTTTCAACAATATAAAAG CTTGCCTGGACAGCAGATATAGCATCCTCAGCTTTTCTGGTTCAGACTACACTTTAGCAGTATCACCTGTGACTTTCAAAGATGAGGGCATGTATTCATGCTACCATTACAGCAACAACTCACCAAAAGTCACAGTAAGGCGATACAATGTGACCGTTTTAG GTGCGCCCAAAATAACATACACCAAGCATGGAGACAGAACTCTTGTAAAATGTTCAGCAAAAGGAAATACACCTCCTGTAGTGTCCTGGCAGATTGGCAGTGGAATTGACCTTGAAG CTCGACCACAGTACAagaaacaagacaaaacaggCAAATGGACCACAGAAGATATTATAAGTATCAAAGTCCTTACGAGGGAGGAGACATTGAAATGTGTACTTCTTGACCCCACTTTGCGTAGTCCTCTTGGAGTCCGATTTGTGACCCTAGAAAACAAAG AATTCAAAcaatatacaacacaaacaagcacagccCAGACGtcaacatcagcaacatctcACACCACAGATTCACCACATGTATCAACATATTTCAGTATCACAG GAGGGACGGACCACATGAACACCACTAGCATGGAAACAAGTcagcacacagatacaaacatcAATACAACTTCCACACTAGAGGGCTCCAGTTCAACACCAGTCAATACCAGCTCCACATTAGACAGCTCCACTTCTGTTACAGAAAATGTCACCAGGAATTTCACAGAAG AGGTAAATGAGAAACAAGAAcgacgagagggagggagcgcatCACTCTTCATCACTGCtgtgacagccctaattatcTGCCTGCTGATAGTTGTCACATTCTTTGTTGTCAAGTTGAGAAGAGCACACAAGAAGTGGAAATTAG AAAAAGAAGACTCAGATCAGTCTGTGGAGAGTGGCAAATCAAAATCAAGTGGGGAAGAGGGGAAGCCTAAAGTATCCCTTG GTTTCCTGAAGAGCAATTTCAGAAAATATAGGTCTAGGGAGGGTGCCTTTGGTACACAAACTTCGGCTTCAACTTCAGCATCCACTCTTGCATCGAACCCAGCATCAGCTGCAGCATCCCATTCAGCATCACACACAGTAGAGGTCACTGTGGAAAATCATGCCATCAATGGCATCAAGCCAACTCAAAACCATGGAGCTGCACCAGTGAAAGAGACTGAACTGTGA